A genomic segment from Lutibacter sp. A80 encodes:
- a CDS encoding TonB-dependent receptor domain-containing protein, whose product MKNKILLIIVLISTFSFAQTSKVSGTIVDEKTGNPIEFATVKVLKTNTATLTNKAGEFTVNAEIGDKLEVTHISYKPEIIILSNPMLIKLQIAQIELNEILVAANPLQNISQSTVINDTEKRISQPRSVGHLFKEINGFGITKKGAYASEPVFRSFKYEQLNIQYDGGMKVLNACPNRMDPITTHVIPEEIEKIEIIKGPFTVRFGQNFGGVINLVSKNPIKGQQGFHGSVEGGYESNGNNLVTGASALYVTDKFDLYLNGSYRDFGDYKDGNGTKVPASFKTTDYSLKVGINPTEKQRLKFSWRQSFGSDISHAGLPMDSPYDDSFLAGIDYKINQISEKITSFSVKVFHSYVDHLMTNEGRPSFATTEASSPVEAWTTGGKIELILSPSKNTIIYTGVDANLIERAGDRTRIVKVMNGTTLATPKTFVDKIWQDASLNDIGVFAEGNYKISNYTSITTGIRADFISTSLDDPASDFEALYGGNIEDETEVNISANASIKYRKNGFQTQLAIGRGVRTASMIERYINHFNVGVDPYEYVGNPNLKPEINNQIELSFLKNFETIQIGASVFHSFLKNYISAIVNTSIPRKFMSTVPPVTAKQFINLDKASQTGVEFTFNVKASERVTFTSNISYTQGENKDFDEPLAHIPPFMANLGAKYEAEKYWMALSSRLVGGQDRISTTFMEEETPGFGTLDFRAGYSPFENVSIGFAVLNIFDKSYYEHLNFSYQNSNVLSGKIYEPGRNFTSYIKYQF is encoded by the coding sequence ATGAAAAATAAAATATTATTAATTATTGTATTGATATCAACGTTTTCTTTTGCTCAAACTTCAAAAGTTTCAGGAACAATAGTTGATGAAAAAACTGGAAATCCAATTGAATTTGCAACGGTAAAAGTATTAAAAACTAATACAGCTACATTAACAAATAAAGCAGGTGAATTTACTGTAAATGCTGAAATTGGAGATAAATTAGAAGTTACTCATATAAGTTACAAACCAGAGATTATTATATTGAGTAATCCAATGCTTATAAAGTTACAAATAGCTCAAATTGAGTTAAATGAAATATTGGTGGCCGCTAATCCATTGCAAAATATATCCCAATCAACTGTTATAAATGATACTGAAAAAAGAATTAGTCAGCCTAGAAGTGTAGGGCATTTATTTAAAGAAATCAATGGATTTGGAATTACAAAGAAAGGAGCTTATGCCTCAGAACCAGTATTTAGGTCTTTTAAATACGAACAATTGAATATTCAATATGATGGAGGTATGAAAGTGTTAAACGCTTGTCCAAATAGAATGGATCCAATAACAACACACGTAATTCCTGAAGAAATTGAAAAAATAGAAATTATAAAAGGACCTTTTACTGTGCGTTTTGGTCAAAATTTTGGAGGCGTAATTAATTTAGTTTCTAAAAATCCAATTAAAGGGCAACAGGGATTCCATGGAAGTGTTGAAGGAGGGTATGAATCTAATGGAAATAATTTAGTTACTGGTGCATCTGCATTGTATGTAACAGATAAGTTTGATTTATACTTAAATGGCTCTTATAGAGATTTTGGAGATTATAAAGATGGGAATGGAACAAAAGTTCCAGCTTCATTTAAAACAACAGACTATTCATTAAAAGTAGGAATTAATCCAACTGAAAAACAACGCTTAAAATTTAGTTGGAGACAATCTTTTGGTAGCGATATAAGTCATGCTGGATTACCAATGGATTCACCTTATGACGATAGTTTTTTAGCAGGAATTGATTATAAAATAAATCAGATTTCAGAAAAAATAACGAGCTTTTCCGTAAAAGTATTTCATTCGTATGTAGATCATTTAATGACCAATGAAGGACGTCCTAGTTTTGCTACCACAGAAGCTAGTTCGCCAGTAGAAGCTTGGACAACAGGTGGTAAAATAGAATTGATTTTGTCGCCTTCTAAAAATACCATAATTTATACAGGGGTAGATGCAAATTTAATTGAAAGAGCAGGAGATAGAACACGTATTGTAAAAGTAATGAATGGTACTACGTTGGCAACTCCAAAAACCTTTGTGGATAAAATTTGGCAAGATGCAAGTTTGAATGATATTGGTGTTTTTGCTGAAGGAAATTATAAAATTTCAAATTATACAAGTATTACAACAGGAATTAGGGCTGATTTTATTTCAACTTCATTAGATGATCCAGCTTCAGATTTTGAAGCATTGTATGGCGGAAATATTGAAGATGAAACAGAAGTAAATATAAGTGCAAATGCTTCAATTAAGTATAGAAAAAACGGATTTCAAACACAATTGGCAATTGGTAGAGGTGTTAGAACAGCTTCTATGATAGAACGTTATATAAATCATTTTAATGTAGGTGTAGATCCTTATGAATATGTTGGAAACCCAAATTTAAAACCAGAAATTAACAATCAAATAGAACTATCTTTTTTAAAAAACTTTGAAACTATTCAAATTGGAGCTTCTGTATTTCACTCTTTCTTAAAAAATTATATTTCAGCCATAGTAAATACTTCAATTCCAAGAAAATTTATGTCAACAGTACCACCTGTAACGGCTAAACAATTTATTAATTTAGATAAAGCGTCTCAAACAGGTGTGGAATTTACGTTTAATGTAAAGGCATCAGAAAGGGTAACTTTTACTTCTAATATTTCTTATACTCAGGGCGAAAATAAAGATTTTGACGAGCCTTTGGCTCATATTCCACCATTTATGGCAAATTTAGGAGCAAAATATGAAGCCGAAAAATATTGGATGGCACTTAGTTCTAGATTGGTAGGAGGTCAAGATCGTATTTCTACAACTTTTATGGAAGAAGAAACTCCAGGTTTTGGAACACTTGATTTTAGAGCAGGTTACAGTCCTTTTGAAAATGTTTCAATTGGCTTTGCTGTGTTAAATATTTTTGATAAAAGTTATTATGAACATTTAAACTTTTCGTACCAAAATTCAAATGTACTTTCAGGTAAAATTTATGAACCGGGTAGAAATTTTACAAGCTATATTAAATATCAATTTTAA
- a CDS encoding metal-dependent hydrolase, with protein sequence MKITYLGHATLSIETKDKTLLVDPFITGNELAKEIDINKLQADYILVTHAHQDHILDVEAIAKRTGAKVISNFEIVSYFEAKGIQGHPMNHGGKWTFDFGTVYYTNAIHSSSFPDGTYGGQPGGFVIETQNHRLYISGDTALTYDMKLIPDTIGELDLAILPVGDNFTMGIKEAIKASSFLNCSKVLGVHFDTFGYIKIDHKEAFEKFAKAKKELYLLPIGGNLKI encoded by the coding sequence ATGAAGATTACTTATTTAGGACACGCAACTTTAAGTATAGAAACCAAAGATAAAACCTTGTTAGTTGACCCGTTTATTACAGGTAATGAATTAGCAAAAGAAATAGATATAAATAAATTACAAGCAGATTATATTTTAGTTACGCATGCGCATCAAGATCATATTTTAGATGTTGAAGCAATAGCAAAAAGAACCGGAGCAAAAGTAATTTCTAATTTTGAAATTGTTTCGTATTTTGAAGCTAAAGGAATTCAGGGTCACCCGATGAATCATGGTGGAAAATGGACTTTTGATTTTGGAACTGTATATTATACAAATGCTATACATTCCAGTTCTTTTCCTGATGGAACTTATGGAGGACAGCCAGGAGGGTTTGTAATAGAAACACAGAATCATAGATTGTATATTTCTGGAGATACTGCTTTAACCTACGATATGAAATTAATTCCAGATACTATTGGAGAACTAGATTTAGCAATTTTACCAGTTGGAGATAATTTTACAATGGGTATAAAAGAAGCGATTAAAGCAAGTTCATTTTTAAATTGCAGTAAAGTTTTAGGTGTTCATTTTGATACGTTTGGATATATTAAAATAGACCATAAAGAAGCGTTTGAGAAGTTTGCCAAGGCTAAAAAAGAGTTGTATTTATTGCCAATAGGTGGTAATTTAAAAATTTAA
- a CDS encoding 1,4-dihydroxy-2-naphthoate polyprenyltransferase has translation MDVKSYIEAARLRTLPLSVSGIIVGSFIAASKGVFNWEICVLALLTTTGFQIISNFANDYGDGVKGTDNKDRIGPERAIQSGAISPNQMLNAIKISVIITFIIAVYLIYRAFGKEDFLNLFIFFILGLLSIVAAIKYTVGKKAYGYSGFGDLFVFLFFGLLSVIGSYYLYSKELNITILLPAISIGSLSIGVLNLNNMRDRASDIKSGKRTLVVKMGSDYAKYYHYYLLVIPYLFAILYSIIHYKSPFQFLFLLTLFPIIKHFKVVYRNRSPKLLDPELKKLAITTFIFSLLFGIGLIV, from the coding sequence ATGGATGTAAAAAGTTATATTGAAGCAGCGCGTTTAAGAACTTTACCCTTATCGGTTTCAGGAATAATTGTAGGAAGTTTTATAGCTGCATCTAAAGGAGTTTTTAATTGGGAAATATGTGTGTTAGCTCTGTTAACAACTACAGGGTTTCAAATTATTTCAAATTTTGCAAACGATTATGGAGATGGTGTTAAAGGAACTGATAATAAAGATAGAATAGGACCAGAACGTGCCATACAAAGTGGAGCAATTAGTCCAAATCAAATGCTAAATGCTATTAAAATATCTGTAATAATTACTTTTATAATTGCTGTTTATTTAATTTATAGGGCATTTGGAAAAGAAGATTTTTTAAATTTATTTATCTTTTTTATATTAGGTTTGCTTAGTATTGTTGCTGCTATTAAATATACAGTAGGTAAAAAAGCTTATGGTTATAGTGGATTTGGAGATTTGTTTGTTTTTTTATTTTTTGGTTTGCTTAGTGTAATTGGTAGTTACTATTTGTATTCGAAAGAATTAAATATTACAATTTTATTACCTGCTATTTCTATTGGTTCATTAAGTATTGGTGTGCTAAATCTAAATAACATGAGAGATAGAGCTTCAGATATTAAATCTGGAAAACGCACATTGGTGGTGAAAATGGGGAGTGATTATGCAAAATATTATCATTATTATTTATTAGTTATTCCTTATTTATTCGCAATATTATATTCAATTATACATTATAAATCGCCTTTTCAATTTTTATTTTTATTAACACTTTTTCCAATTATAAAGCATTTTAAAGTAGTTTACAGAAATAGAAGTCCAAAATTATTAGATCCAGAATTAAAAAAATTGGCAATTACTACATTTATATTTTCTTTATTATTTGGAATAGGTTTAATAGTGTAA
- a CDS encoding PH domain-containing protein yields MNNTFDFSEFSRQSSKGIVVNYFIILYKSLKSSWVLIPIILTKDTSELNLTKIVLIVLAILVYILIRAVLVYLNFKFKIKDNAFILKQGILNKSNVSVPFEKIQHINFKQNFIQQIINVTQVEIETAGAKTVEISIKALSREKAEALKQALFSKMQEVIAVEKNEPSKEILHKISVKDLFKISISENHFKSLALLFAFIFSGYVQVKDFLETLELDQKFDAILEENANSLLGDLFLMLFLLVFSFIISVLISFVTTFIRHFNLQVSIENNRLEIDQGLITKHNNILKKQKVQSIEVATNPIQQKLGIYNVIFKQAVSGKVNYKKIIKVVGFNQAHIEVLKKILFLNTDFSNYEKQKPDTYYKTQLFFRYFLLLILLNGVFVLISSSLIFVNIVFIPFFIILVLLKYKKSYYSFNNDMLVIGSGQIATKTTYFEHFKLQNIKMKQTVFQKRKDVVNLVLQTASGKIILPCIKTNKAIEMYNFILYKSETSVEKWM; encoded by the coding sequence ATGAATAATACATTCGATTTTTCTGAATTTTCAAGACAATCGTCTAAAGGAATTGTTGTAAATTATTTTATAATTTTATACAAATCATTAAAATCTTCTTGGGTATTAATCCCAATAATACTTACAAAAGATACTTCAGAATTAAACCTAACAAAAATTGTTTTAATAGTTTTAGCTATACTTGTATACATTTTAATACGCGCTGTTTTAGTGTATTTAAACTTTAAATTCAAGATAAAAGACAATGCTTTTATTTTAAAACAAGGAATTTTAAACAAATCAAATGTATCTGTACCTTTTGAAAAAATTCAACATATAAATTTCAAACAAAATTTTATTCAACAAATAATTAATGTTACTCAAGTAGAAATTGAAACAGCTGGAGCAAAAACTGTTGAAATATCTATAAAAGCACTTTCTAGAGAAAAAGCAGAAGCTTTAAAACAAGCCTTGTTTTCTAAAATGCAAGAAGTTATAGCCGTTGAAAAAAATGAACCTTCTAAAGAAATACTTCATAAAATTTCGGTTAAAGATTTGTTTAAAATTAGTATTTCAGAAAATCATTTTAAAAGTTTAGCATTGTTATTTGCTTTTATTTTTTCAGGATATGTACAAGTAAAAGATTTTTTAGAAACTTTAGAATTAGATCAAAAATTTGATGCTATTTTAGAAGAAAACGCTAATTCTTTACTTGGAGATTTATTTTTGATGCTTTTTTTACTTGTTTTTAGCTTTATAATATCTGTACTAATTTCTTTTGTAACTACATTTATTCGTCATTTTAACCTGCAAGTATCTATTGAAAATAATAGATTAGAAATAGATCAAGGTTTAATTACGAAGCATAATAATATTTTAAAAAAGCAAAAGGTGCAAAGTATTGAAGTTGCTACAAATCCAATACAACAAAAATTAGGTATCTATAATGTAATTTTTAAGCAGGCTGTAAGTGGTAAGGTAAATTATAAAAAAATAATTAAAGTAGTTGGTTTTAATCAAGCGCATATTGAAGTGTTAAAAAAAATACTTTTTCTAAATACAGATTTCAGTAATTACGAAAAACAAAAACCAGATACCTATTATAAAACGCAGTTATTTTTTAGATACTTTTTATTATTAATACTGTTAAATGGAGTGTTTGTATTAATTTCAAGCAGTTTAATTTTTGTAAATATAGTGTTTATACCATTTTTTATAATCTTAGTTTTGCTAAAATATAAGAAAAGTTATTATAGTTTTAATAATGATATGTTAGTTATTGGTTCTGGTCAAATTGCGACTAAAACTACATATTTTGAGCATTTTAAATTACAAAATATTAAAATGAAACAAACTGTTTTTCAAAAAAGAAAAGACGTGGTAAATTTGGTTTTACAAACAGCTTCTGGTAAAATTATATTGCCTTGTATAAAAACTAATAAAGCCATAGAAATGTATAATTTTATATTGTATAAATCAGAAACATCAGTAGAAAAATGGATGTAA